One Rhizoctonia solani chromosome 3, complete sequence genomic region harbors:
- a CDS encoding Retrotransposon-derived protein PEG10 encodes MEQELSITTLLEAITALTTTVGSLQAQIQSQGQQLAELKTVLDVYKDVKAEGACSRETANHLGDKDQGGTQAQPGPLTGPITPPTFTGAQANTPRMARPGLREPFHPLRSTMGYSSEEEREEEPRRQIKKEPCGSSRDLRTLTPFSLGLDTKCPKMDLPNPFKGDIRGRKVVQWLDWMLLWGAIRWDQFNEDKQMVVWILYHMEDKAADWALPIIGTIIKGKTNTPTTIPAITACFKESFANPDAKQAAAHKIATLIQTASTAEYVTELRNEIAELDWNKEAYIAQFTRGLHWKVKELLSTKDNIPEELKAIFAAATKIDNICCKNKENVVHHCKVGTR; translated from the exons ATGGAACAAGAGCTGTCCATTACAACTCTCCTTGaagctatcacagccctcaccaccaccgttgggtccttgcaggcccaaattcagtcacaaggccaacagcttgcAGAGCTCAaaactgtcctagacgtctataaggacgtcaaggcaGAGGGCGCTTGCAGCCGG gaaacagcCAACCATCTTGgggacaaggaccaaggaggaacccaagcccaacctggcccattgactgggcctataACCCCTCCTACTTTCACAGGGGCTCAAGCCAACACTCCAAGAATGGCTAGGCCTGGGCTTAGGGAACCATTCCACCCTCTCAGGAGCACAATGGGATACAGCTCAGAGGAAGAAAGGGAAGAAGAGCCAAGGAGGCAAATTAAAAAAGAGCCTTGTGGATCATCTAGGGATCTAAGGACCCTTACTCCATTTAGCTTGGGATTGGACACCAAATGTCCCAAAATGGACTTACCAAACCCCTTCAAAGGAGACATCAGGGGCCGGAAGGTGGTACAATGGCTTGATTGGATGCTACTATGGGGTGCCATACGTTGGGACCAGTTCAATGAGGACAAACAAATGGTGGTCTGGATCCTGTACCATATGGAGGACAAGGCTGCtgactgggcgctccccataATTGgcaccatcatcaaaggcAAAACCAACACCCCCACCACTATCCCTGCCATAACAGCTTGCTTCAAGGAGTCCTTTGCCAATCCTGACGCTAAACAGGCAGCTGCGCATAAAATTGCCACCCTTATCCAGACCGCCTCAACAGCAGAATACGTCACTGAGCTCCGCAATGAGATTGCAGAgcttgactggaacaaagaggcatacattgcccagttcacaaggggccttcactggaaggtcaaggagctCTTGTCTACCAAAGACAACATCCCAGaggagctcaaggccatCTTTGCTGCAGCCacaaaaattgacaatatcTGCTGcaaaaacaaggaaaatgttgtacaccactgtaaggtgggtacacgctaa
- a CDS encoding Retrotransposable element Tf2 protein, with protein sequence MSIEYLGIIVLDKGFSLEKLKIQAVQEWPTPTKVKEVQSFLGFANFLCWFVANFSHMAQPLHNLVKKNTPWKWDTKEQEVFQVLKGAITNTPILAHANPEKPYFLGTDPSGATLGSILSQHQEDSWLHPLGFLLESFKGTLHPVTVFTNHLNLEYWKESRTFNCRYTRWHLLLAGYNFQIVYQPRKQLGKPDALSQCTDLTDIPPAPQTMLPYPVFANIALVTPKKELQHQIESSLDQDKSLEEILTFLQNESKAPTSIKHTFKDYKMEASLLRVA encoded by the exons ATGTCCATTGAATACCTTGGAATCATTGTATTGGATAAAGGGTTTAGCTTGGaaaagctcaaaatccaagcagtacaagaatggcccacacccacaaaggttaaagaagtccagtccttcctaggctttgccaattttctgTGCtggtttgttgccaatttcagtcacatggcACAACCTCTGCATAACCTGGTTAAAAAAAACACACCATGGAAGTGGGATACTAAGGAACAAGAAGTGTTCCAGGTACTCAAGGGTGCCATCACCAACACACCCATACTTGCACATGCCAACCCTGAAAAGCCTTACTTCCTGGGAACAGATCCATCTGGTGCCACCCTTGGTTCAATCCTTAGCCAACACCAAGAAGACAGCTGGTTACACCCGCTAGGCTTCTTAttggaatcattcaagg ggaccCTTCACCCTGTCACTGTGTTCACCAATCACCTGAatttggaatactggaaggaatctaGAACTTTCAACTGTAGATACACCAGATGGCACCTGCTTCTGGCAGgatacaatttccaaatagTATACCAACCCAGGAAACAATtgggaaaaccagatgctcTTTCCCAATGCACTGATCTCACAGATATTCCTCCAGCTccccaaaccatgctcccctatcctgtctttgccaatattgCCTTAGTAACACCCAAAAAGGAACTCCAACATCAGATTGAGTCAAgcctagaccaagacaaatccttggaagagatACTGACCTTCCTACAAAATGAGTCCAAAGCACCCACCTCCATAAAGCACACATTCAAagattacaaaatggaggccagcctgttaagagttgcataa
- a CDS encoding Retrotransposable element Tf2 protein, which yields MATSTSTTTHRVHLSEDPNYVTLEEQDCCCAAGLCVMCGQKGHGIKQCPNGWKATIKEGAKPLVKPIKMNVPALDFEFVSLALDSNKKPLLHLDLVIHDNPTEKLKTLIDSGTTSNFISPAIVKKYKIPKTQLKNPQVVRMLDGTISQTGCIWHQVQLAVLANGHPHTIPFLVCPIGSTPAILGMTWLTAEAPLIDWQQGLITFPEQAQIASEEEADPNPLADLPTQYHKFAKVFGEEEFKVLPPHREYNIAIDLVPDAKLSPGPIYGMTDTESKALKQHIDKELATGKICPSTSSAGAPVMFVKKADGSLRLVVDYCKLNDVTHKNVYPLPHQDNLMAKLWHAKVFTKLDLQWGYNNVQIKEGDEWKTAFRTKYGLSEYLVMPFGLTNAPAAFQHFMNNLFRDLIDVTVVIHLDNILIFSKKPEEHPRHVREVLSRLMKNQLFCKLLKCHFHVTMVDYLGIVISPAGFSMDQKKVEAVASWPQPKTVKQVQAFLGFVNYLRQFIPNFSLVARPLHNLTKKDSPWSMGQSGGPSFPGTEVSGHQGTSTCPLQPRTTYFLETDASGVAMGAVLSQRGPDNQLHPIAYMSKSFSGAKANYNTHDKELLAVIKALEEWRIFLEAMDRPVQVFTDHRNLEYWMQAQTFNRRHAQWQIFLSDFNFDIHYCPGKQSGKLDTLSRRSDYIDATPELEVMLPSEVFANTSEEELEIVTEICSKLREDPSLDQIIQFLTEDVDNAPPSIQKAYREYNWEEDLLWYCRKLVVPDSEPLKERLLREFHDSPLAGHPGQQQTLELLSCNYWWPGMKSSAKEWVECCPTCQANQRPHAPVIALKPLEVPPFPFHTISYDFITGFPKSQGFDAILVVIDSFSKFGHFIPTSKKVSAKGLADLFVSHIWKLHGLLIKTISDRGTMFTGTFLRALYQQLGIKPLFSSAYHPKSDGQTERVNQFIEFYLHSHVAADHLDWAKWLLLAEYAYNNAKHAAMGRTPFELVYRQNPVMNPSNVPADVPEANTVVDTLVQEWKEAKSALRLSKERMARTKGVTPEYSIGEKVWLDRKNVELRTNSNKLDPKRLGPFKVMEKVSSHTYCLKLPETLKIHNIFYVGLLSKTHESPSQPFPEQPPPETIEGEKEFEVEQIIDLKRQKGKWWYLIKWKGYSPEDNSWEPEELLEHSQDKIKRFNQARLRKACDAAKSL from the exons atggccacctccacatccaccaccactcacaGGGTCCACCTTTCTGAGGATCCAAATTATGTCACCCTGGAGGAACAGGATTGCTGCTGCGCTGCTGGTCTCTGTGTCATGTGCGGGCAAAAGGGCCATGGtatcaagcagtgccccaatggctggaaagccaccatAAAAGAAGGGGCTAAG CCCTTGGTGAAACCCATAAAAATGAATGTACCAGCTTTGGATTTTGAATTTGTTTCTTTAGCtcttgattcaaataaaaaacccctaCTACATCTTGATCTGGTCATACATGACAACCCAACGGAAAAACTGAAAACATTAATTGACTCTGGCACCACCTCCAACTTTATATCACCAGCCATAGTCAAAAaatacaaaattccaaaaacccaactcaaaaatccacaagttgtgagaatgttagatggtaccatttcccagactggttgcatatggcaccaggttcaacttgcggttttggccaatggccacccaCATACTATCCCCTTTCTAGTCTGTCCAATTGGCAGCACCCCAGctatacttggcatgacttggctcaCAGCAGAAGCccccctcattgactggcaacagggactaatcacattccctgaacaagctcaaattgcctctgaggaagaagctgacccaAACCCCTTGGCAGACCTACCCACTCAGTatcacaagtttgccaaggtctttggggaagaagaattcaaggtcctgCCCCCTCATAGGGAATACAATATTGCaatagaccttgtcccagatgccaagCTCTCCCCTGGTCCCatctatggcatgactgacaCGGAATCAAAGGCATTAAAACAGCACATTGATaaggaattggcaacaggcaaaatttgccctagtacctcctctgCTGGCGCACCAGTTATGTTTGTTAAAAAGGCTGATGGCTCCCTCAGGCTGGTAGTAGATTATTGTAAGCTCAATGATGTCACGCATAAAAATGTATATCCTCTCCCACACCAAGACAATCTTATGGCCAAATTATGGCATGCAAAGGTATTCACCAAGTTGGACTTACaatggggctacaacaatgtccaaatcaaggaaggagatgagtggaagacagCTTTTaggaccaaatatgggctatCTGAATACctggtcatgccttttggtcttACCAACGCACCAGCTGCCTTCCagcactttatgaacaaccTATTCAGAGACCTGATAGATGTAACAGTGGTCATCCACCTTGACAATATACTGATCTTCTCCAAGAAACCAGAAGAACATCCCAGACATGTAAGGGAAGTCCTGTCCAGACtcatgaagaaccagttatTTTGCAAATTGTTGAAgtgtcacttccatgtcacaaTGGTTGATTATTTAGGCATTGTCATCTCCCCTGCTGGGttttccatggaccagaaaaaGGTTGAAGCTGTTGCCTCATGGCCACaacccaaaacagtcaagcaagtccaggcattcctaggatttgtcaactacctcagacagttcattcccaacttcagcttggttgcacgtcccctccacaacctcacaaaaaaggattCCCCATGGTCAATGGGGCAATCAGGAGGACCAAGCTTTCCAGGAACTGAAGTCTCTGGTCACCAAGGCACCAGTACTTgtccactccaacccagaACTACCTATTTCCTTGAGACAgatgcatcaggggtagccatgggggCTGTTCTCAGTCAAAGGGGCCCAGACAACCAATTACATcccattgcctatatgtcaaAATCTTTCTCAGGTGCCAAAGccaactacaacacccatgacaaggaactttTGGCAGTTATCAAAGCCCTGGAAGAATGGAGAATCTTCTTAGAAGCAATGGACCGTCCAGTGCAGGTGTTCACAGATCATAGGAACctagaatactggatgcaggcacaaacATTCAACAGGAggcatgcacaatggcagaTATTCCTAAgtgacttcaattttgacatccactattgcccaggaaaacagtcagggaagcTGGACACACTATCCAGGAGATCAGACTACATTGATGCAACCCCAGAACTGGAGGTCATGCTTCCATCAGAAGTATTTGCCAATacgtcagaagaggaacttgaaattgtcacagaaatttGTAGCAAGCTGAGGGAAGACCCCTCCCTTGACCAAATCATTCAGTTCCTAACAGAAGACGTGGACAATGCCCCACCGTCAATCCAAAAGGCCTATAGAGAGtacaactgggaagaagaccttcTATGGTATTGCAGAAAACTGGTAGTCCCTGATTCAGAGCCTCTCAAGGAGCGGTTattgagggaattccatgactccccactGGCAGGCCATCCAGGTCAACAACAAACCTTGGAACTCCTAAGttgcaactactggtggccaggcatgaaatcttctgccaaagaatgggttgaatgctgcCCAACTTGTCAGGCCAACCAGCGCCCTCATGCCCCAGTAATTGCCCTAAAACCCCTGGAAGTCCCCCCATTCCCATTTCACACCATTTcatatgacttcatcacagggttcCCCAAATCACAAGGCTTTGATGCAATACTGGTTGTCATAGATTCCTTTTCAAagtttggccacttcatccccacaTCCAAGAAAGTGTCCGCTAAAGGCCTGGCAGATCTGTTTGTCTCCCACATATGGAAGCTGCATGGGCTACTAATTAAGACCATCTCAGACAGGGGGACCATGTTTACTGGAACATTCTTAAGGGCACTTTACCAGCAACTTGGGATCAAACCATTGTTCTCTTCTGCATACCACCCCAAATCtgatggacagacagaaagggttaaccagttcattgagttctacctacATTCTCATGTTGCTGCGGATCACTTGGACTGGGCCAAATGGTTGCTGCTAGCAGAATATGCTTAtaataatgccaaacacgCAGCAATGGGAAGAACACCTTTTGAATTGGTATACAGACAAAACCCAGTAATGAACCCCTCAAATGTCCCAGCTgatgtaccagaagccaaCACTGTTGTTGACACCCTGGTgcaagaatggaaggaggccAAGTCAGCCCTGAGACTATCAAAAGAACGGATGGCAAGGACTAAAGGAGTGACCCCAGAATACTCCATTGGGGAGAAAGTCTGGTTGGACAGAAAGAACGTGGAACTCAggaccaactccaacaagtTGGATCCAAAACGGTTGGGACCCTTCAAAGTTATGGAAAAGGTCTCCAGTCACACCTACTGCCTAAAGCTACCAGAAACCCTAAAAATCCACAACATATTCTATGTAGGGCTACTATCAAAAACCCATGAGTCACCAAGCCAACCCTTCCCAGAACAACCTCCTCCAGAAACAATTGAAGGAGAAAAAGAATTTGAAgttgaacagatcattgacttgAAAAGGCAAAAAGGGAAATGGTGGtacctgataaaatggaaaggatacagCCCAGAGGATAATtcttgggaaccagaagaactactggaacacagccaggacaagatcaagcgcttcaaccaggctagactcagaaaggcttgtgacgctgccaagagcctttaa
- a CDS encoding Retrotransposable element Tf2 protein yields the protein MDSNKKPLLFLDIILRDYPTDPIKTLIDSGATSNFISPSLVEKLKIPKTLLENPRVVRMLDGTLSQTGCIWHQVQLAVLANGHPHNIPFLVCPLGNTSAILGMTWLTTESPLIDWQQGLITFPEQAQIASEEEADLDPLADLPPQYHEFAKVFGEEEFKVLPPHREYDISIDLVLDAKLSPGPLYGMTDAESKALKQHIDKELATGKIHPSTSSTGAPVMFVKKADGSLRLVVDYQKLNDVTHKNVYPLPRQDNLMAKLRHAKIFTKLDLRWGYNNVRIKEGDEWKTAFRTKYGLFEYLVMPFGLTNAPAAFQHFMNNLFRDLIDVTVVIYLDNILIFSEDLKDHPTHVREVLSWLMRNQLFCKLSKCHFHVTTVDYLGIVISPAGFSMDQKKIEAVTSWPTPKTVKQVQAFLGFVNYLCRFIPNFSSVARPLHNLTRKETPWSWGDLEEAAFQELKILVTKLPVLIHSNPGLPYYLETDASGVAMGAILSQRGPDNQLHPIAYMSKSFSGAEGNYNTHNKELLAIIKALEEWRIFLEATDKPVQVFTDHRNLEYWMQARTFNQRHARWRVFLSNFNFEIHYRPGKQSGKPDALSRRLDYVDNPQEPEVMLPPEVFANTAEEELEIVMDICAKLKEDPSLEPIIKFLTEDADNAPPSIRKAYRDYDWEEDLLWYRGKLVVPDSEPLKERLLREFHNSPLAGHPGQQRTLELISRSYWWPGMKSSAKEWVECCPVCQANRRAHAPAISLKPLEVPPYPFHTISYDFITGFPKSQGHNAILVVIDSFSKFGHFIPTLKKVTSKGLADLIVNHVWKLHGLPIKTISDRGTTFTGKFLRALYQQLGIKPAFSLAYHPESDGQTERVNQFIEFYLRLYVAADHSDWATWLLLAEYAYNNAKHSATGKTPFELVYGRNLVMNPSNVPANVPEADLVADTLAQEWKEAESALRMTKERMAGVKGTTPEYTIGEKVWLDAKNVEIQSNSNKLDPKRLGPFEVTKKISSHAYRLKLPESLKIHDVFYIGLLSKSHKSPNQPFLERPPPETIRGEEEYEVEQIIDSKRQRGKWFYLIKWKGYRPEDNSWEPEELLEHSQEEIRCFNKSQLKKACDSAKSL from the coding sequence atgGACTCAAACAAAAAACCCCTCCTCTTTTTAGACATAATACTGCGTGACTATCCGACGGACCccatcaaaaccctcattgactctggcgccacctccaacttcatctccccctctttagtagaaaaactcaaaatcccaaaaaccctactcgaaaatccacgagtagtgagaatgctagatggtaccctatctcagactggttgcatatggcaccaggttcaactcgcggtcttggccaatggccatccccacaATATCCCCTTTCTTGTCTGTCCCCTTGGCAACACCTCggcaatccttggcatgacctGGCTCACAACGGAATCccccctcattgactggcaacagggactgatcaccttccctgagcaagcacagattgcctctgaggaagaagcagacctagATCCTTTGGCAGACCTTCCTCCGcagtaccatgaatttgctaaagtctttggtgaggaagaatttaaggtcctccctccacatagggagtatgatatatccatagaccttgtcctGGATGCCAAACTATCCCCAGGACCcttatatggcatgactgatgctgaatccaaggcgctcaaacagcacattgacaaagaattagcaacgggcaagatccacCCCAGCACTTCTTCCACtggcgccccagtcatgtttgttaagAAAGCAGACGGATCTcttaggctggttgtggattaccaGAAACTCAATGacgtaacccacaaaaatgtatatccactcccaagacaggacaacctcatggcaaagCTGAGACATGCTAAGATATTCACAAAGCTTGATCTACgctggggttataacaacgtccggattaaggaaggagacgaatggaagacggcttttAGAACAAAGTacgggctatttgaatacctggtgatgccctttggcctcaccaatgcccccgccgccttccaacacttcatgaacaacctgtttagggacctcattgacgtcactgtggtcatctacttggacaacatcctgatcttctcagaggaccttaaggaccacccaacccatgtcagggaagtcctatcatGGTTAATGAGGAATCagttgttctgtaaactctccaagtgccatTTCCATGTCACCACAGTGGATTACTTGGGTATTGTCATTTCCCCGGCAGgcttttccatggatcagaagaagattgaggcagtcacgtcatggccaacccccaaaacagtcaagcaggtccaagccttcctaggatttgtcaactacctctgccgattcatccccaacttcagttcAGTAGCACGTCCCCTGCACAACCTTACtagaaaggaaaccccctggtcatggggcgacctagaggaagcagcATTTCAGGAATTGAAGATTCTTGTCACCAAGTTGCCGgttctcatccattccaacccagggctcccctattaccttgagacagacgcctcaggggttgccatgggagccatccttaGTCAGCGGGGCCCAGATAACCAACTACACCCAATTGcgtatatgtccaagtcattctcaggggcagaaggaaactacaacacccacaacaaggaactcctggccatcatcaaggccttggaagaatggcgtattttcctggaagctacGGACAAGCCGGTTCAGGTATTCACAGATCACCGCAAccttgagtactggatgcaggcaaggacattcaatcaacggcatgctagatggcgtgtattcctgagcaatttcaactttgaaatacattatcgcccagggaagcaatcagggaagccagatgccTTGTCCAGACGATTGGACTATGTTGACAAcccccaagaaccagaagtcatgttacCACCAGAGGTTTTTGCGAATACAGCGGAAGAGGAATTAGAAATAGTCATGGATATTTGCgccaagctcaaggaagACCCATCACTGGAACCAATTATCAAATTCCTTACTGAGGATGCAGACAACGCGCCCCCTTCAATTAGGAAGGCCTATAgggactatgattgggaagaagatttGCTATGGTATCGCGGGAAACTGGTGGTTccggactcagaacccctGAAAGAACGACTCctgagggaattccacaactccccactggcaggacatccaggccaacaaaggacgCTTGAACTTATCAGCAGAAGCTATTGGTGGCCCGGAATGAAATCCTCTGCtaaagaatgggttgaatgctgtccagtttgtcaagccaaccGACGCGCGCACGCCCCAGCTAtctccctgaaacccttagaagttcccccttatcctttccacaccatatcctatgacttcatcacaggattccccaAATCCCAGGGACACAACGCCATACTGGTTGTAATTGATTCCTTTTCaaaatttggccatttcatTCCCACCTTGAAAAAGGTCACATCAAAGGGTTTAGCGGACTTAATTGTCAACCACGtctggaagttacatgggcTACCCATAAAAACCATCTCTGATAGAGGTACCACGTTCACCGGGAAGTTCCTCAGGGCACTATACCAACAACTTGGAATCAAGCCCGCATTCTCATTGGCCTATCACCCGGAATCAGATGGTCAAACGGAAagggtcaaccagttcatagagttctacctcagattgTATGTGGCTGCAGatcactcagattgggccacATGGTTGCTGCTGGCTGaatatgcatacaataaCGCCAAGCATTCTGCCACAGGGAAAACCCCTTTTGAACTagtttatggaagaaacctggtaatgaacccatccaacgtcccagcaaacgtcccagaagcagaccttgtaGCGGACACCCTTGcacaggaatggaaggaggcagAATCTGCTTTAaggatgacaaaggaaagaatggcAGGAGTAAAAGGCACGACCCCAGAATACACTATTGGGGAAAAAGTATGGCTAGACGCAAAAAATGTGGAGATTCaatccaactccaacaaattaGACCCCAAGCGCCTAGGTCCTTTTGAAGTCACCAAGAAGATCTCAAGCCACGCTTACCGCCTAAAGCTCCCTGAATCAttgaagatccatgatgttTTCTACATAGGACTACTTTCCAAAAGCCACAAATCACCAAACCAGCCATTCCTGGAACgtccccctcctgaaacaataagaggagaggaagaatacgaggtggaacagatcatagaTTCCAAGAGGCAACGaggaaagtggttctacctaatcaaatggaaagggtacaggccagaagacaactcttgggaaccagaggaactactggaacatagccaagaggaaatccgttgcttcaacaagtcacaactgaaaaaggcttgtgactctgccaagagcctttaa
- a CDS encoding Retrotransposable element Tf2 protein: MCKHCPTKLLELQNVALIINNALQEEHASHLPKGIKSGSSSTLNWGASTSHQASTSKKLSKDPNFVLEEEHNCHHAEGTSKEEEADCNLLEGLPPEYHQYTKVFGEEEFNKLPLHRHYDIGVKPVEEGHLNYLLYSMTNAKSSTLKDWLRDELKTGKILPSKSSISSLVMFGPTKDGSCQLVVDYCCLNNQTKKNVYPLPHPDNLMAQLCGAKVFTKLNLRWGYYNVCVKEGNKWKTAFRTKYGLY; this comes from the exons ATGTGCAAACATTGCCCCACCAAGCTCTTGGAGTTACAGAATGTAGCTCTAATCATCAATAATGCCCTCCAAGAGGAGCACGCCAGCCACCTGCCTAAGGGTATTAAGTCTGGCAGCTCTTCCACCCTCAActggggggcaagtaccagccaTCAGGCCAGTACCTCcaagaaactctccaaggatcccaactttgtcttgGAGGAAGAGCATAATTGCCACCATGCTGAAGGCACAT ccaaagaagaggaagctgattgTAACCTGCTTGAAGGATTACCCCcagaataccaccaatacaccaaggtatttggggaggaagagttcaacaagcttcccctaCATAGGCACTATGATATTGGGGTCAAACCTGTGGAAGAAGGCCACCTTAACTACCTGCTctacagcatgaccaatgccaaaTCCTCAAccctcaaggattggctcagggatgagttgaaaaCTGGGAAAATACTCCCCAGTAAATCCTCCATCAGTTCCCTGGTCATGTTTGGTCCTAcaaaggatggctcctgccaattggttgttgattattGCTGCCTTAATAACCAGACTAAGAAGAATGTATACCCCTTACCCCATCctgacaacctcatggcccagctttgtggtgccaaggtcttcaccaaattgaatctaagatggggttactaTAATGTCTGTGTTAAGGAAGGCAACAAGTGGAAAACAgctttccgcaccaagtatggtCTCTACTAG
- a CDS encoding Retrotransposon-derived protein PEG10, with protein MEPEPSPAALLKAITALTATVGSLQDQIRAQSQQLTELRAICKETADLLGDKDQGAPQTKPGPLIGPITPPTHSGGEVHTPGMVRPGLKAPFCPSRGTGYDSEEEEPTQPPKKEPCGTPRSLSSLTPFNSGSSVKRPKMELPNPYKGDSRGRKATQWLDRMLLWVALHQDQFNEEEQMVVWILYHMTDKAADWALPLIGAIIKGKGNPPTTIPALTAKFKEAFADPNAKRAAARKIAALTQTTTTSEYVTKFRNLMAELDWNKEAYIAQFTRGLHWKVKELLSTKDNIPDKLEAIFAASIKIDNTRQENKENRPKKAPAKTPATVATSTTTTRVCLSEDPNYVTPEERDRHRAYGLCVKCGQKGHGIKQCPNGWKATIKEAAKTGQEELEKE; from the coding sequence atggaaccagagccatcccctgccgctctcctcaaggctatcacagccctcacagccacagttgggtccctgcaggaccaaatacgcgcccaaagccaacaaCTCACCGAgcttagggccatatgcaaggaaacagcggacctccttggggataaggatcaaggagccccccaaaccaagcctggcccattgattgggcctatcacccctcctacccactcaggaggggaagtccacactccaggcatggttaggcctggactcaaggccccgttTTGCCCCTCCAGAGGAACAGGTTAtgactcagaagaggaagaacccacGCAACCCCCAAAAAAAGAGCCTTGCGGAACGCCTAGGAGCTTGAGCTCACTCACCCCATTCaattcagggtccagcgtaaagcggcccaaaatggaactcCCCAACCCATATAAAGGGGACtccaggggaagaaaggcaacccagtggctagaccgCATGCTACTTTGGGTTGCGCTTCATCAAGACCAGTTCAATgaagaagagcagatggtcgtgtggatcctttaccacatgacagacaaagcAGCCGATTGGGCACTCCCCCTCATaggggccatcatcaagggcaagggtaaTCCGCCAACCactatcccggccttaacggccaaatttaaAGAAGCCTTTGCAGACCCCAACGCAAAGCGGGCGgccgccaggaaaattgccGCGCTCACccagaccaccaccacgtctgagtatgtcaccaagttccgcaatcttatggcagaacttgactggaacaaagaggcatacattgcccaattcacacgcggccttcactggaaggtcaaggaactcctgtccaccaaggacaacatcccTGACAAGCTGGAGGctatatttgccgcctccatCAAAATTGATAACACCCGTCAagagaacaaggagaaccgcccaaaaAAAGCTCCAGCCAAAACCCCGGCTaccgtagccacctccacaacCACCACAAGGGTCTGCCTATCAGAAGACCCAAACTATgttaccccggaggaacGGGACCGCCACCGCGCATATggcctttgcgtcaagtgcggccaaaaggggcatggcatcaaacaatgccctaatggctggaaggccacaatcaaggaggctgCCAAGACTGGACAGGAGGagttggaaaaagagtaa